One Natator depressus isolate rNatDep1 chromosome 13, rNatDep2.hap1, whole genome shotgun sequence genomic region harbors:
- the LOC141997641 gene encoding uncharacterized protein LOC141997641, whose amino-acid sequence MDARRVLSNVPYTEQEAAQLTAEPAQEKAPVARALGSRRNCWRTALQCPARRSMPCSRCWRMALGLHAQPVRGPALRIETQHLSTMKLAGIVLLAALLSLWAELPAASRGDRSTAAPVKAGYCYKVAPVGGVFDGKNCSACLENNTCSTCCTDGDCPRSDKCCPDECGYTCQMAVTDLCHLPSVCGYCKARFPRFFYNWSSQACEEFVYGGCGGNRNNFETKEECLQACRPPGTA is encoded by the exons ATGGACGCCAGGCGGGTGCTTAGCAACGTGCCGTATACGGAGCAGGAGGCCGCCCAGCTGACGGCAGAGCCGGCGCAGGAGAAAGCTCCTGTTGCGAGGGCTCTGGGCTCCAGGAGGAATTGCTGGAGAACCGCCCTGCAGTGCCCAGCAAGAAGGTCCATGCCTTGCTCCCGGTGCTGGAGAATGGCACTGGGGCTCCATGCCCAGCCTGTGCGCGGTCCGG ccctgaggaTCGAGACCCAGCATCTCAGCACCATGAAGTTGGCTGGCATTGTGCTCCTTGCGGCCCTGCTCTCGCTGTGGGCCGAGCTGCCCGCTGCGTCCCGGGGAGACAGGTCGACTGCAGCACCTG TTAAGGCTGGTTACTGCTACAAGGTGGccccggtggggggggtgtttgatGGGAAGAACTGCAGTGCCTGCCTGGAGAACAACACCTGCTCCACCTGCTGCACCGACGGCGACTGCCCCCGGAGCGACAAGTGCTGCCCGGACGAGTGCGGCTACACCTGCCAGATGGCAGTGACAG ATCTCTGCCACCTGCCCTCGGTGTGCGGCTATTGCAAGGCCAGGTTCCCTCGCTTCTTCTACAACTGGTCCAGCCAGGCCTGCGAGGAGTTTGTGTACGGCGGCTGCGGCGGCAACAGGAACAACTTTGAGACAAAGGAGGAATGTCTGCAGGCTTGCAGGCCGCCCG GCACTGCCTAG